One Homo sapiens chromosome 3, GRCh38.p14 Primary Assembly genomic window carries:
- the ZDHHC19 gene encoding palmitoyltransferase ZDHHC19 isoform X2, with the protein MTLLTDATPLVKEPHPLPLVPRPWFLPSLFAAFNVVLLVFFSGLFFAFPLVSLNFSDPGILHQGSAEQGPLTVHVVWVNHGAFRLQWCPKCCFHRPPRTYHCPWCNICVEDFDHHCKWVNNCIGHRNFRFFMLLVLSLCLYSGAMLVTCLIFLVRTTHLPFSTDKAIAIVVAVSAAGLLVPLSLLLLIQALSVSSADRTYKGKCRHLQGYNPFDQGCASNWYLTICAPLGPKYMAEAVQLQRVVGPDWTSMPNLHPPMSPSALNPPAPTSGSLQSREGTPGAW; encoded by the exons ATGACACTCTTAACGGATGCCACGCCGCTGGTGAAGGAGCCCCATCCCCTGCCTCTGGTCCCACGTCCCTGGTTCCTCCCTAGCCTCTTTGCTGCCTTCAATGTGGTGCTGCTGGTCTTTTTCAGTGGCCTCTTCTTCGCATTCCC TCTTGTTTCACTCAACTTCTCAGACCCTGGCATCTTACATCAAG GCTCCGCTGAGCAGGGCCCCTTGACGGTGCACGTGGTGTGGGTGAACCACGGGGCCTTCCGCCTGCAATGGTGTCCAAAGTGCTGCTTCCACCGCCCGCCCCGGACTTACCACTGCCCCTGGTGCAACATCTGTGTGGAG gaCTTTGACCACCACTGCAAGTGGGTCAATAACTGCATCGGTCACCGCAACTTCCGCTTCTTCATGCTGCTTGTCCTGTCCCTGTGCCTCTACTCGGGCGCCATGCTGGTCACCTGTCTCATCTTCCTGGTGCGCACAACCCACCTGCCCTTCTCCACCGACAAGGCCATCGC CATCGTGGTGGCCGTGTCCGCCGCGGGCCTCCTGGTGCCGCTGTCCCTCCTGCTGCTGATCCAGGCACTGTCCGTGAGCTCGGCCGACCGCACCTACAAGGGCAAG TGCAGACACCTTCAGGGATACAACCCCTTCGACCAGGGCTGTGCCAGCAACTGGTATTTAACAATTTGTGCACCACTGGGACCCAA GTACATGGCTGAAGCTGTCCAGCTGCAGAGAGTGGTGGGGCCTGACTGGACATCCATGCCGAATCTGCACCCTCCAATGTCCCCCTCTGCTCTCAACCCCCCAGCCCCAACCTCTGGGTCCCTACAAAGCAGGGAAGGGACCCCCGGGGCGTGGTGA
- the ZDHHC19 gene encoding palmitoyltransferase ZDHHC19 isoform X1, with protein sequence MTLLTDATPLVKEPHPLPLVPRPWFLPSLFAAFNVVLLVFFSGLFFAFPWLAQNGEWAFPVITGSLFVLTFFSLVSLNFSDPGILHQGSAEQGPLTVHVVWVNHGAFRLQWCPKCCFHRPPRTYHCPWCNICVEDFDHHCKWVNNCIGHRNFRFFMLLVLSLCLYSGAMLVTCLIFLVRTTHLPFSTDKAIAIVVAVSAAGLLVPLSLLLLIQALSVSSADRTYKGKCRHLQGYNPFDQGCASNWYLTICAPLGPKYMAEAVQLQRVVGPDWTSMPNLHPPMSPSALNPPAPTSGSLQSREGTPGAW encoded by the exons ATGACACTCTTAACGGATGCCACGCCGCTGGTGAAGGAGCCCCATCCCCTGCCTCTGGTCCCACGTCCCTGGTTCCTCCCTAGCCTCTTTGCTGCCTTCAATGTGGTGCTGCTGGTCTTTTTCAGTGGCCTCTTCTTCGCATTCCC GTGGCTGGCTCAGAACGGGGAGTGGGCCTTTCCTGTTATCACAGGCTCCCTCTTTGTCCTTACCTTCTTCAGTCTTGTTTCACTCAACTTCTCAGACCCTGGCATCTTACATCAAG GCTCCGCTGAGCAGGGCCCCTTGACGGTGCACGTGGTGTGGGTGAACCACGGGGCCTTCCGCCTGCAATGGTGTCCAAAGTGCTGCTTCCACCGCCCGCCCCGGACTTACCACTGCCCCTGGTGCAACATCTGTGTGGAG gaCTTTGACCACCACTGCAAGTGGGTCAATAACTGCATCGGTCACCGCAACTTCCGCTTCTTCATGCTGCTTGTCCTGTCCCTGTGCCTCTACTCGGGCGCCATGCTGGTCACCTGTCTCATCTTCCTGGTGCGCACAACCCACCTGCCCTTCTCCACCGACAAGGCCATCGC CATCGTGGTGGCCGTGTCCGCCGCGGGCCTCCTGGTGCCGCTGTCCCTCCTGCTGCTGATCCAGGCACTGTCCGTGAGCTCGGCCGACCGCACCTACAAGGGCAAG TGCAGACACCTTCAGGGATACAACCCCTTCGACCAGGGCTGTGCCAGCAACTGGTATTTAACAATTTGTGCACCACTGGGACCCAA GTACATGGCTGAAGCTGTCCAGCTGCAGAGAGTGGTGGGGCCTGACTGGACATCCATGCCGAATCTGCACCCTCCAATGTCCCCCTCTGCTCTCAACCCCCCAGCCCCAACCTCTGGGTCCCTACAAAGCAGGGAAGGGACCCCCGGGGCGTGGTGA
- the ZDHHC19 gene encoding palmitoyltransferase ZDHHC19 has translation MTLLTDATPLVKEPHPLPLVPRPWFLPSLFAAFNVVLLVFFSGLFFAFPCRWLAQNGEWAFPVITGSLFVLTFFSLVSLNFSDPGILHQGSAEQGPLTVHVVWVNHGAFRLQWCPKCCFHRPPRTYHCPWCNICVEDFDHHCKWVNNCIGHRNFRFFMLLVLSLCLYSGAMLVTCLIFLVRTTHLPFSTDKAIAIVVAVSAAGLLVPLSLLLLIQALSVSSADRTYKGKCRHLQGYNPFDQGCASNWYLTICAPLGPKYMAEAVQLQRVVGPDWTSMPNLHPPMSPSALNPPAPTSGSLQSREGTPGAW, from the exons ATGACACTCTTAACGGATGCCACGCCGCTGGTGAAGGAGCCCCATCCCCTGCCTCTGGTCCCACGTCCCTGGTTCCTCCCTAGCCTCTTTGCTGCCTTCAATGTGGTGCTGCTGGTCTTTTTCAGTGGCCTCTTCTTCGCATTCCC TTGCAGGTGGCTGGCTCAGAACGGGGAGTGGGCCTTTCCTGTTATCACAGGCTCCCTCTTTGTCCTTACCTTCTTCAGTCTTGTTTCACTCAACTTCTCAGACCCTGGCATCTTACATCAAG GCTCCGCTGAGCAGGGCCCCTTGACGGTGCACGTGGTGTGGGTGAACCACGGGGCCTTCCGCCTGCAATGGTGTCCAAAGTGCTGCTTCCACCGCCCGCCCCGGACTTACCACTGCCCCTGGTGCAACATCTGTGTGGAG gaCTTTGACCACCACTGCAAGTGGGTCAATAACTGCATCGGTCACCGCAACTTCCGCTTCTTCATGCTGCTTGTCCTGTCCCTGTGCCTCTACTCGGGCGCCATGCTGGTCACCTGTCTCATCTTCCTGGTGCGCACAACCCACCTGCCCTTCTCCACCGACAAGGCCATCGC CATCGTGGTGGCCGTGTCCGCCGCGGGCCTCCTGGTGCCGCTGTCCCTCCTGCTGCTGATCCAGGCACTGTCCGTGAGCTCGGCCGACCGCACCTACAAGGGCAAG TGCAGACACCTTCAGGGATACAACCCCTTCGACCAGGGCTGTGCCAGCAACTGGTATTTAACAATTTGTGCACCACTGGGACCCAA GTACATGGCTGAAGCTGTCCAGCTGCAGAGAGTGGTGGGGCCTGACTGGACATCCATGCCGAATCTGCACCCTCCAATGTCCCCCTCTGCTCTCAACCCCCCAGCCCCAACCTCTGGGTCCCTACAAAGCAGGGAAGGGACCCCCGGGGCGTGGTGA
- the ZDHHC19 gene encoding palmitoyltransferase ZDHHC19 isoform X3: protein MWCCWSFSVASSSHSRSAEQGPLTVHVVWVNHGAFRLQWCPKCCFHRPPRTYHCPWCNICVEDFDHHCKWVNNCIGHRNFRFFMLLVLSLCLYSGAMLVTCLIFLVRTTHLPFSTDKAIAIVVAVSAAGLLVPLSLLLLIQALSVSSADRTYKGKCRHLQGYNPFDQGCASNWYLTICAPLGPKYMAEAVQLQRVVGPDWTSMPNLHPPMSPSALNPPAPTSGSLQSREGTPGAW from the exons ATGTGGTGCTGCTGGTCTTTTTCAGTGGCCTCTTCTTCGCATTCCC GCTCCGCTGAGCAGGGCCCCTTGACGGTGCACGTGGTGTGGGTGAACCACGGGGCCTTCCGCCTGCAATGGTGTCCAAAGTGCTGCTTCCACCGCCCGCCCCGGACTTACCACTGCCCCTGGTGCAACATCTGTGTGGAG gaCTTTGACCACCACTGCAAGTGGGTCAATAACTGCATCGGTCACCGCAACTTCCGCTTCTTCATGCTGCTTGTCCTGTCCCTGTGCCTCTACTCGGGCGCCATGCTGGTCACCTGTCTCATCTTCCTGGTGCGCACAACCCACCTGCCCTTCTCCACCGACAAGGCCATCGC CATCGTGGTGGCCGTGTCCGCCGCGGGCCTCCTGGTGCCGCTGTCCCTCCTGCTGCTGATCCAGGCACTGTCCGTGAGCTCGGCCGACCGCACCTACAAGGGCAAG TGCAGACACCTTCAGGGATACAACCCCTTCGACCAGGGCTGTGCCAGCAACTGGTATTTAACAATTTGTGCACCACTGGGACCCAA GTACATGGCTGAAGCTGTCCAGCTGCAGAGAGTGGTGGGGCCTGACTGGACATCCATGCCGAATCTGCACCCTCCAATGTCCCCCTCTGCTCTCAACCCCCCAGCCCCAACCTCTGGGTCCCTACAAAGCAGGGAAGGGACCCCCGGGGCGTGGTGA
- the SLC51A gene encoding organic solute transporter subunit alpha, producing MEPGRTQIKLDPRYTADLLEVLKTNYGIPSACFSQPPTAAQLLRALGPVELALTSILTLLALGSIAIFLEDAVYLYKNTLCPIKRRTLLWKSSAPTVVSVLCCFGLWIPRSLVLVEMTITSFYAVCFYLLMLVMVEGFGGKEAVLRTLRDTPMMVHTGPCCCCCPCCPRLLLTRKKLQLLMLGPFQYAFLKITLTLVGLFLVPDGIYDPADISEGSTALWINTFLGVSTLLALWTLGIISRQARLHLGEQNMGAKFALFQVLLILTALQPSIFSVLANGGQIACSPPYSSKTRSQVMNCHLLILETFLMTVLTRMYYRRKDHKVGYETFSSPDLDLNLKA from the exons ATGGAGCCGGGCAGGACCCAGATAAAGCTTGACCCCAG GTACACAGCAGATCTTCTGGAGGTGCTGAAGACCAATTACGGCATCCCCTCCGCCTGcttctctcagcctcccacagcagCCCAACTCCTGAGAG CCCTGGGCCCTGTGGAACTTGCCCTCACTAGCATCCTGACCTTGCTGGCGCTGGGCTCCATTGCCATCTTCCTGGAGGATGCCGTCTACCTGTACAAGAACACCCTTTGCCCCATCAAGAGGCGGACTCTGCTCTGGAAGAGCTCGGCACCCACG GTGGTGTCTGTGCTGTGCTGCTTTGGTCTCTGGATCCCTCGTTCCCTGGTGCTGGTGGAAATGACCATCACCTC gttTTATGCCGTGTGCTTTTACCTGCTGATGCTGGTCATGGTGGAAGGCTTTGGGGGGAAGGAGGCAGTGCTGAGGACGCTGAGGGACACCCCGATGATGGTCCACACAggcccctgctgctgctgctgcccctgctgtCCACGGCTGCTGCTCACCAG GAAGAAGCTTCAGCTGCTGATGTTGGGCCCTTTCCAATACGCCTTCTTGAAGATAACGCTGACCCTGGTGGGCCTGTTTCTCGTCCCCGACGGCATCTATGACCCAGCAGAC ATTTCTGAGGGGAGCACAGCTCTATGGATCAACACTTTCCTTGGCGTGTCCACACTGCTGGCTCTCTGGACCCTGGGCATCATTTCCCGTCAAGCCAGGCTACACCTGGGTGAGCAGAACATGGGAGCCAAATTTGCTCTGTTCCAG GTTCTCCTCATCCTGACTGCCCTACAGCCCTCCATCTTCTCAGTCTTGGCCAacggtgggcagattgcttgttCGCCTCCCTATTCCTCTAAAACCAGGTCTCAAG TGATGAATTGCCACCTCCTCATACTGGAGACTTTTCTAATGACTGTGCTGACACGAATGTACTACCGAAGGAAAGACCACAAGGTTGGGTATGAAACTTTCTCTTCTCCAGACCTGGACTTGAACCTCAAAGCCTAA
- the SLC51A gene encoding organic solute transporter subunit alpha isoform X1, whose protein sequence is MTITSFYAVCFYLLMLVMVEGFGGKEAVLRTLRDTPMMVHTGPCCCCCPCCPRLLLTRKKLQLLMLGPFQYAFLKITLTLVGLFLVPDGIYDPADISEGSTALWINTFLGVSTLLALWTLGIISRQARLHLGEQNMGAKFALFQVLLILTALQPSIFSVLANGGQIACSPPYSSKTRSQVMNCHLLILETFLMTVLTRMYYRRKDHKVGYETFSSPDLDLNLKA, encoded by the exons ATGACCATCACCTC gttTTATGCCGTGTGCTTTTACCTGCTGATGCTGGTCATGGTGGAAGGCTTTGGGGGGAAGGAGGCAGTGCTGAGGACGCTGAGGGACACCCCGATGATGGTCCACACAggcccctgctgctgctgctgcccctgctgtCCACGGCTGCTGCTCACCAG GAAGAAGCTTCAGCTGCTGATGTTGGGCCCTTTCCAATACGCCTTCTTGAAGATAACGCTGACCCTGGTGGGCCTGTTTCTCGTCCCCGACGGCATCTATGACCCAGCAGAC ATTTCTGAGGGGAGCACAGCTCTATGGATCAACACTTTCCTTGGCGTGTCCACACTGCTGGCTCTCTGGACCCTGGGCATCATTTCCCGTCAAGCCAGGCTACACCTGGGTGAGCAGAACATGGGAGCCAAATTTGCTCTGTTCCAG GTTCTCCTCATCCTGACTGCCCTACAGCCCTCCATCTTCTCAGTCTTGGCCAacggtgggcagattgcttgttCGCCTCCCTATTCCTCTAAAACCAGGTCTCAAG TGATGAATTGCCACCTCCTCATACTGGAGACTTTTCTAATGACTGTGCTGACACGAATGTACTACCGAAGGAAAGACCACAAGGTTGGGTATGAAACTTTCTCTTCTCCAGACCTGGACTTGAACCTCAAAGCCTAA